One part of the Amphiprion ocellaris isolate individual 3 ecotype Okinawa chromosome 24, ASM2253959v1, whole genome shotgun sequence genome encodes these proteins:
- the LOC111580899 gene encoding ras-related protein Rab-9A-like, producing the protein MMSKSALLKVILLGDGGVGKSSLMNRYVTNKFDSHLFHTIGVEFLNKELEVDGQRVTLQIWDTAGQERFRSLRTPFYRGSDCCLLTFSVDDGQSFRNLANWKKEFTYYADVKDPNKFPFVVLGNKLDVPERQVSGEDARQWCRENGGYPYFETSAKDATNVALAFEEAVRRILAADDRDDHLIHTNTVDIQRKSHPEHSCC; encoded by the coding sequence ATGATGTCCAAGTCGGCCCTCCTGAAGGTGATCCTGCTGGGCGACGGCGGCGTCGGCAAGTCATCACTCATGAACCGCTACGTCACCAACAAGTTCGACTCGCACCTCTTCCACACCATCGGCGTGGAGTTCCTCAACAAGGAGCTGGAGGTGGACGGGCAGCGGGTCACCCTGCAGATCTGGGACACGGCGGGTCAGGAGCGTTTCCGAAGCCTCCGCACGCCGTTTTACCGCGGATCCGACTGCTGCCTGCTCACATTCAGCGTGGACGACGGACAGAGCTTCCGCAACCTGGCCAACTGGAAGAAGGAGTTCACCTACTACGCTGACGTCAAGGACCCCAACAAGTTCCCCTTTGTGGTGCTGGGCAACAAACTGGATGTTCCCGAGCGTCAGGTGTCGGGGGAGGATGCTCGGCAGTGGTGTCGGGAAAACGGCGGCTACCCATACTTTGAGACAAGCGCCAAGGATGCTACGAATGTGGCGTTGGCGTTTGAAGAGGCGGTGCGTCGCATTCTGGCGGCGGACGACCGAGATGATCACCTGATCCACACCAACACAGTGGACATACAGAGGAAGAGTCACCCTGAGCACAGCTGCTGCTGA